A stretch of the Arthrobacter sp. PAMC 25486 genome encodes the following:
- a CDS encoding ExeM/NucH family extracellular endonuclease, whose translation MTSNNFIKAGLGATLAFGLAVAPLAISPALANDGPAPTETTAAASTDAAAIEGSTAESAPGAAPTDTAPLAAPLAAAGPSPHVLINEAYLNGGSAGATHKDKFVELYNPTAADISLDGWSLQYRSATGTAAPTGLTALSGTINANGYYLIMGNSNGDTGLKLPPTDADSSGFAFSGSTGTLFLSNQASRLPADLAVGSLVGTANIVDMLGYGASNTFEVAAAAKPSAPISLNRTNFADTDNNAADFSTAAPTPTGTKGAGEAPEPPGDAGNKTIAEIQGEGAKSPLDGTTVTTKGKVTAAYPTGGFNGYFLQTPGTGGDLDMATHKSSDGVFVYSPATVATVKVGDYVEVTGLVKEFGGPDTTTTEIDVPAGGMTQLDEAAAEVKAAVVNVPETMELRETLEGMLVAPEGQFTITDNYSLNQYGEIGLAVGENVLLQPTSVGAVGTDAHAAQLAENAAMGIKLDDGASTNFFNVQDSPLPWLSAEAPMRLGSSSEFMAPVIFDNRNNSYKFQPLEALTPTNAGTVQPIAFGNNRVTAPGDVGGDLKVASFNVQNYFIETGDKNSSCQFYNDREGNPIAVRSGCDQRGAANAKNLKRQQDKIVAGINESGADVLSLEEIENSIKFGTDRDAALSTLVDALNVAAPGVWDYVRSPELRPAASVEDVIRTAFIYKLAVAEPVGVSVILDDPAYTGIARQPLAQAFQLAGDADSAKVILIANHFKSKGSAATPGDTDQGQGNSNLARTAQAAALVKFSSELQSAQGTDKVLLMGDFNAYSYEDPMTVMADAGYVDQGAKTGKHS comes from the coding sequence ATGACGAGCAACAACTTCATCAAGGCAGGACTGGGGGCCACCTTGGCCTTCGGACTCGCCGTTGCCCCGCTGGCGATCTCGCCAGCGTTGGCCAACGACGGGCCCGCACCAACCGAAACAACGGCCGCGGCATCCACCGATGCAGCCGCCATAGAAGGCTCGACGGCGGAATCCGCCCCAGGTGCGGCGCCCACCGACACCGCACCACTGGCTGCGCCTCTCGCAGCAGCGGGACCATCCCCGCACGTTCTCATCAACGAGGCCTACCTGAACGGCGGCAGCGCCGGAGCAACCCACAAAGACAAGTTTGTGGAACTGTACAACCCCACGGCTGCGGACATCAGCCTGGATGGCTGGTCGTTGCAGTACCGTTCCGCAACAGGCACGGCAGCACCCACCGGGTTGACCGCGCTTTCCGGCACCATCAACGCCAACGGCTACTACCTGATCATGGGCAACTCCAACGGCGACACCGGCCTCAAGCTGCCGCCCACGGATGCCGATTCCAGCGGCTTTGCATTCTCCGGGTCCACCGGCACATTATTCCTTTCCAACCAGGCCTCACGGCTCCCGGCTGACTTGGCCGTCGGTTCCCTGGTTGGCACGGCCAACATCGTCGACATGCTCGGCTATGGCGCCTCCAACACCTTTGAGGTTGCTGCCGCCGCAAAACCCTCGGCACCCATCTCCCTGAACCGCACGAACTTCGCGGACACGGACAACAACGCCGCCGACTTCTCCACCGCCGCCCCCACACCAACTGGCACCAAGGGTGCCGGTGAAGCTCCGGAACCTCCCGGCGACGCCGGCAACAAGACCATCGCCGAGATCCAAGGCGAAGGAGCCAAAAGCCCGCTGGACGGCACCACCGTCACCACCAAGGGCAAGGTCACCGCGGCCTACCCCACCGGCGGTTTCAACGGCTACTTCCTCCAGACCCCCGGCACCGGTGGCGACCTTGACATGGCCACCCACAAGTCTTCCGACGGCGTGTTTGTCTACTCGCCAGCTACGGTTGCCACCGTCAAAGTTGGCGACTACGTAGAGGTGACCGGACTCGTCAAGGAATTTGGCGGGCCCGACACGACCACGACCGAGATCGATGTCCCGGCCGGTGGCATGACGCAACTGGACGAGGCAGCGGCAGAGGTCAAGGCCGCCGTCGTCAATGTCCCGGAAACCATGGAACTGCGCGAAACCCTTGAGGGCATGCTCGTGGCACCCGAGGGCCAGTTCACCATCACTGACAACTACTCCCTCAACCAGTACGGCGAAATTGGTCTTGCGGTTGGTGAGAACGTGCTGTTGCAGCCCACCTCCGTTGGGGCCGTCGGCACCGACGCGCACGCGGCCCAGCTCGCCGAGAACGCTGCCATGGGCATCAAGTTGGACGACGGCGCAAGCACCAACTTCTTCAACGTCCAAGACTCACCGCTCCCGTGGCTGAGCGCTGAAGCCCCCATGCGGCTTGGTTCGAGCTCCGAATTCATGGCCCCGGTCATCTTCGACAACCGCAACAACTCCTACAAGTTCCAGCCGTTGGAGGCGCTCACGCCCACCAATGCAGGAACTGTGCAGCCCATCGCGTTTGGCAACAACCGGGTGACCGCTCCTGGCGATGTGGGCGGAGACCTCAAGGTCGCCTCCTTCAACGTGCAGAACTACTTCATCGAAACCGGCGACAAGAACTCCAGCTGCCAGTTCTACAACGACCGGGAGGGCAACCCCATCGCCGTCCGCTCCGGCTGTGACCAGCGTGGTGCCGCCAATGCCAAAAACCTGAAGCGCCAGCAGGACAAGATCGTCGCCGGCATCAATGAGTCAGGCGCCGATGTCCTCTCGCTGGAAGAAATTGAAAACTCGATCAAGTTCGGCACCGACCGCGACGCGGCCCTGTCAACCCTGGTCGATGCGCTCAACGTTGCTGCACCCGGGGTCTGGGACTACGTCCGCTCACCGGAGCTGCGTCCGGCAGCATCCGTGGAAGACGTCATCCGCACGGCCTTCATCTACAAGTTGGCCGTGGCCGAGCCTGTTGGCGTTTCCGTCATCCTTGATGATCCGGCCTATACAGGCATTGCCCGTCAGCCGCTCGCCCAGGCCTTCCAGCTTGCCGGCGACGCCGACTCCGCCAAGGTGATCTTGATTGCCAACCACTTCAAGTCCAAGGGCTCGGCCGCCACACCGGGGGACACCGATCAGGGCCAGGGCAATTCCAACCTGGCACGCACCGCACAGGCTGCGGCCCTGGTGAAGTTCTCCTCCGAACTTCAGTCCGCACAGGGCACCGACAAGGTGTTGCTCATGGGTGATTTCAACGCCTACAGCTACGAAGATCCCATGACGGTCATGGCCGACGCAGGTTATGTGGATCAGGGTGCGAAGACCGGCAAGCACTCCTAA
- a CDS encoding NAD(P)H-quinone oxidoreductase, with the protein MKAIVATGAGGPEVLSLTEVPTPVPGPGEVLIDVVAAGINRADVQQRRGFYPPPAGASQILGLEVSGRIAGFGPNVTKAFSMGEKVVALLTGGGYASQVVAPAGQVLALPEGLDVISSAGLPEVAATVHSNLFMTAQLQAGETVLIHGGSGGIGAMAIQLAKAAGARVIATAGSDEKVAMLTSYLGADAAVNYRNEDFVERVRQFTQGAGANVILDVVGAKYLARNVESLATYGRLVVIGLQGGATAELNLGALLTKRAAIIGTTLRARPVAEKATIMEGVREHVWPLVSSGAVKPMVDRTFPLEQVAAAHEYFDSGAHVGKVLLTL; encoded by the coding sequence ATGAAGGCAATAGTTGCAACGGGCGCAGGCGGCCCAGAGGTTTTGTCCCTGACTGAGGTTCCAACACCCGTTCCGGGCCCCGGCGAGGTGCTCATTGACGTGGTTGCCGCGGGAATCAACCGAGCCGACGTGCAGCAACGCCGCGGTTTCTACCCGCCCCCGGCCGGCGCATCACAGATTCTTGGCCTGGAAGTGTCCGGCCGGATTGCCGGTTTTGGCCCCAATGTGACCAAGGCGTTCAGCATGGGGGAGAAGGTTGTGGCATTGCTCACAGGGGGTGGGTATGCCTCACAGGTGGTGGCTCCGGCGGGCCAGGTCCTGGCACTTCCGGAGGGCCTTGACGTTATCTCGTCCGCCGGGCTGCCCGAGGTTGCCGCCACCGTCCACTCCAACCTGTTCATGACGGCGCAGCTGCAGGCCGGAGAAACCGTCCTGATTCACGGCGGCTCCGGAGGTATTGGCGCCATGGCGATCCAACTGGCCAAGGCTGCCGGCGCGCGCGTCATCGCCACCGCCGGAAGCGACGAAAAGGTCGCCATGCTCACCAGCTACCTCGGTGCCGATGCGGCCGTCAACTACCGCAACGAGGACTTCGTGGAACGGGTCAGGCAGTTCACCCAGGGCGCCGGTGCCAACGTGATTCTCGACGTCGTTGGCGCCAAATACCTGGCCCGCAACGTCGAATCCCTGGCCACTTACGGCCGCCTCGTCGTGATCGGTCTGCAGGGAGGTGCGACGGCGGAACTCAACCTGGGTGCGCTCCTCACCAAGCGTGCGGCCATCATTGGCACCACGCTGCGCGCCCGGCCCGTTGCGGAGAAGGCGACCATCATGGAGGGCGTGCGCGAGCACGTCTGGCCGCTGGTTTCCAGCGGTGCTGTCAAGCCGATGGTGGACAGGACGTTCCCGCTGGAACAGGTTGCCGCCGCGCACGAATACTTCGATTCCGGTGCGCACGTGGGCAAGGTCCTGCTGACCCTCTAG
- a CDS encoding carbon starvation CstA family protein: MTNSSREAADPGDVLVQDPNLPPVAVDLKQEEAAHPWTPLKIAIWAAIALLGGVAWVMLAVVRGESVNAIWFVFAAVCTYLIGYRFYSKVIEKFLVKPNDLRATPAEYKADGKDFVPTDRNVLFGHHFAAIAGAGPLVGPILAAQMGYLPGTIWIIVGVVLAGAVQDYLVLHFSMRRGGRSLGQMAREELGVIGGTAALIATLLIMIIIVAILALVVVNALGESPWGVFSVSMTIPIALFMGVYLRYLRPGKVMEVSLIGVVLLLAAIVGGGMVAATEWGAATFTLDRTTLAWCIIIYGFIAAILPVWLLLAPRDYLSTFMKIGTIVMLAGSIVLVRPTINVPAFSEFAGRSDGPVFSGALFPFLFVTIACGALSGFHALIASGTTPKLIEKERQARYIGYGGMLMESFVAIMALVAALSIDRGIYFAMNSSGAATGGTIEGAAAFVNSLGLTGVHVDPATLAQTAADVGEESIVSRTGGAPTLAVGLAHIMQQVAGGQAMMSFWYHFAIMFEALFILTAVDAGTRVARFMLQDSIGNFVPKFKDTSWRLGSWVTTGIMVAGWGAILIMGVTDPLGGINTLFPLFGIANQLLAAIALAVCMVIVSKNTHVKYLWMVALPLVFVTVVTVVASFQKIFSTVPAVGYWAQHNTFKAALAAGETSHGTAKTVEAMEAVVRNTFVQGSLSVIFVVLSLIVITTAVMVTIRSIKAGGGPSKEDPAVASRIFAPASVVPNATEKALLKEWADSGKQAVRSGH; encoded by the coding sequence ATGACAAATTCATCCAGGGAAGCAGCCGATCCCGGCGATGTCCTTGTCCAAGACCCGAATCTGCCTCCCGTGGCAGTGGACCTGAAGCAAGAAGAGGCAGCCCACCCGTGGACGCCACTGAAGATCGCCATCTGGGCCGCCATCGCACTGCTGGGCGGCGTCGCCTGGGTCATGTTAGCCGTGGTCCGCGGCGAATCCGTCAACGCCATCTGGTTTGTTTTCGCCGCAGTCTGTACCTACCTGATCGGCTACCGCTTCTATTCCAAGGTCATCGAGAAGTTCCTCGTCAAGCCCAATGACCTGCGTGCCACCCCGGCCGAGTACAAGGCCGACGGCAAGGACTTTGTCCCCACCGACCGCAACGTCCTCTTCGGCCACCACTTCGCCGCCATCGCCGGCGCCGGCCCGCTGGTCGGCCCCATCTTGGCAGCCCAAATGGGCTACCTGCCCGGCACTATCTGGATCATCGTCGGCGTCGTGCTTGCCGGTGCGGTCCAGGACTACCTGGTCCTCCACTTCTCCATGCGCCGCGGCGGCCGTTCCCTGGGCCAGATGGCACGTGAAGAACTTGGCGTCATCGGCGGCACCGCCGCCCTCATCGCCACCCTGCTGATCATGATCATCATTGTCGCCATCTTGGCGCTCGTGGTGGTCAATGCACTGGGCGAATCCCCGTGGGGTGTCTTCTCGGTCTCGATGACCATTCCGATCGCCCTGTTCATGGGCGTGTATCTGCGTTACCTGCGCCCCGGCAAGGTCATGGAAGTTTCCCTGATCGGCGTCGTCCTGCTGCTCGCTGCCATCGTAGGCGGCGGCATGGTCGCAGCCACCGAATGGGGTGCGGCAACGTTCACCCTGGACCGCACCACCCTCGCCTGGTGCATTATCATTTACGGCTTCATCGCCGCCATCCTGCCCGTCTGGCTGCTGCTGGCCCCGCGTGACTACCTCTCCACGTTCATGAAGATCGGCACCATCGTGATGCTGGCCGGCTCGATCGTGCTGGTCCGCCCCACCATCAACGTCCCCGCGTTCAGTGAATTCGCCGGACGCTCCGACGGCCCCGTGTTCTCAGGCGCCTTGTTCCCGTTCCTGTTCGTCACCATCGCCTGCGGTGCCCTGTCCGGCTTCCATGCCCTGATCGCCTCCGGCACCACGCCGAAGCTGATCGAAAAGGAGCGCCAGGCCCGCTACATCGGCTACGGCGGCATGCTCATGGAGTCCTTCGTGGCCATCATGGCCCTCGTCGCGGCACTCTCGATCGACCGCGGCATCTACTTCGCCATGAACTCCTCCGGCGCAGCCACCGGGGGCACCATCGAGGGCGCGGCAGCATTCGTGAACTCACTCGGCCTGACCGGCGTGCACGTTGATCCCGCCACCCTGGCCCAAACCGCGGCCGACGTCGGCGAGGAGTCCATCGTCTCCCGCACCGGCGGTGCACCGACCTTGGCTGTGGGTCTGGCCCACATCATGCAGCAGGTGGCCGGCGGCCAGGCCATGATGAGCTTCTGGTACCACTTCGCCATCATGTTCGAGGCCCTGTTCATCCTCACCGCCGTCGACGCAGGAACCCGCGTAGCCCGCTTCATGCTGCAGGATTCCATCGGCAACTTCGTCCCCAAGTTCAAGGACACGTCCTGGCGCCTGGGCTCGTGGGTCACCACCGGCATCATGGTCGCAGGCTGGGGTGCCATCCTGATCATGGGCGTCACCGACCCGCTCGGCGGCATCAATACCCTGTTCCCGCTGTTCGGCATCGCCAACCAACTGCTCGCCGCGATCGCCCTGGCCGTCTGCATGGTCATCGTCTCCAAGAACACCCACGTGAAATACCTATGGATGGTGGCGCTGCCGTTGGTGTTCGTCACCGTGGTCACCGTTGTGGCGTCCTTCCAGAAGATCTTCTCCACGGTCCCGGCCGTGGGCTACTGGGCGCAGCACAACACGTTCAAGGCGGCGCTGGCCGCCGGCGAGACCAGCCACGGTACCGCCAAGACGGTCGAGGCCATGGAGGCCGTTGTCCGCAATACCTTCGTGCAGGGCTCCCTCTCGGTCATCTTCGTGGTGCTGTCCCTGATAGTAATTACGACGGCGGTCATGGTCACCATCCGCTCCATCAAGGCCGGAGGGGGACCCAGTAAGGAGGACCCGGCCGTGGCTTCGCGGATCTTCGCCCCTGCATCGGTGGTTCCCAATGCCACCGAGAAGGCGCTCCTGAAGGAATGGGCCGACTCCGGCAAGCAAGCCGTTCGGAGCGGGCACTAG
- a CDS encoding YbdD/YjiX family protein, translating to MDMLRSAGRGLAAVNTYLKGVLGEDSYDKYLDHHRATGCATAPMTIKEFWRDKTDRQDANPEGRCC from the coding sequence ATGGACATGCTGCGCAGCGCCGGCCGCGGCCTGGCGGCGGTCAACACGTACCTCAAGGGTGTCCTCGGCGAGGACTCCTACGACAAGTACCTTGACCACCACCGGGCCACCGGCTGCGCCACCGCGCCCATGACTATCAAGGAGTTCTGGCGCGACAAGACGGACCGCCAGGACGCCAACCCCGAGGGCCGCTGCTGCTGA
- a CDS encoding bacterial proteasome activator family protein — MSEKAQIPASDVAAEGTVMDNAAGGATDPAVGDTPAEKKVKKPANVAEMVDQPAKVMRIGTMVKQLLDEVKSAPLDDAARARLAEIHQASIAELEDGLAPELVEELHRLSLPFTDNSAPSDAELRIAQAQLVGWLEGLFHGIQTALAAQAMASQQTAARLAMHQLPPGTMIAPGVIVGENGEPQRASAGRGPQAGQDGSALSGSESGGPGQYL; from the coding sequence ATGAGTGAAAAGGCGCAGATCCCGGCCTCAGACGTAGCGGCCGAAGGCACAGTCATGGACAACGCGGCAGGCGGCGCGACCGACCCGGCAGTGGGGGATACCCCGGCCGAAAAGAAGGTTAAGAAGCCGGCCAATGTTGCGGAAATGGTGGACCAGCCCGCCAAGGTGATGCGCATAGGCACCATGGTCAAACAGCTGCTGGATGAGGTGAAGAGTGCGCCGCTGGACGATGCCGCACGGGCCCGCCTCGCCGAGATTCATCAGGCCTCCATTGCCGAATTGGAAGACGGATTGGCCCCTGAACTTGTCGAGGAGCTGCACCGTCTGAGCCTGCCCTTCACGGATAACAGTGCCCCCTCGGATGCGGAGCTGCGCATTGCTCAGGCACAGCTGGTCGGCTGGCTGGAAGGCCTGTTTCACGGGATCCAGACGGCACTTGCAGCACAGGCCATGGCCAGCCAGCAAACGGCTGCACGCCTCGCCATGCACCAGCTCCCGCCGGGAACCATGATCGCCCCGGGCGTCATCGTGGGGGAGAACGGCGAACCCCAGCGCGCCTCCGCCGGCCGCGGCCCACAGGCCGGCCAGGACGGTTCCGCGTTGAGCGGTTCGGAGTCCGGCGGCCCTGGACAGTACCTCTGA
- a CDS encoding iron ABC transporter substrate-binding protein encodes MNTWFTKKHLSKTALTALTALAGASVLALAACGGATKPAESSAPGGNADQAITVYNAQHDSLTQAWVDEFTKETGIKVTVRPGSDLELSNQIIAEGDKSPADVFLTENSPAMTQVENAGLFADISATVQEQVPAAYRPSTNKWTGIAARSTVFAYDKTKLSEDQLPKSIMDLADPAWKGRWAASPSGADFQAIVSAMLELKGEDATLTWLKAMKENSKAYKGNSTAMKAVNSGEVEGAVIYHYYWFGDQAKTGENSKNVALHYFKNEDPGAFVSISGGGVLASSKHQENAQKFLEFVTGKAGQTILQTGTSFEYPVASDVAANDQLVPLAELQAPKVDPAKLNSAKVTELMTEAGLL; translated from the coding sequence ATGAACACCTGGTTCACGAAGAAGCACTTGAGCAAGACCGCACTGACCGCACTGACCGCACTGGCCGGCGCCTCCGTTCTGGCCCTGGCTGCCTGTGGCGGCGCCACGAAGCCCGCAGAGAGCAGCGCTCCGGGCGGTAACGCAGATCAGGCCATTACGGTCTACAACGCGCAGCACGATTCGCTGACGCAGGCCTGGGTGGACGAGTTCACCAAGGAAACTGGAATCAAGGTCACCGTCCGTCCGGGCAGCGACCTGGAGCTGAGTAACCAGATCATCGCCGAGGGCGACAAGTCCCCGGCCGATGTCTTCCTGACGGAAAACTCGCCCGCCATGACGCAGGTGGAAAACGCCGGCCTGTTCGCCGACATCAGCGCCACGGTCCAAGAGCAGGTGCCGGCCGCATACCGCCCCTCCACCAACAAGTGGACCGGCATTGCCGCCCGCAGCACCGTCTTCGCTTACGACAAGACGAAGCTCAGCGAAGACCAGCTGCCGAAGTCCATCATGGACCTGGCCGATCCCGCATGGAAGGGCCGCTGGGCCGCTTCACCGTCGGGCGCCGACTTCCAAGCCATCGTCTCCGCCATGCTGGAGCTCAAAGGCGAGGACGCCACGCTGACGTGGTTGAAGGCCATGAAGGAGAACTCCAAGGCCTACAAGGGCAACAGCACGGCCATGAAGGCGGTCAACTCAGGAGAGGTTGAAGGCGCCGTCATCTACCACTACTATTGGTTCGGCGATCAGGCGAAGACCGGCGAGAACTCCAAGAACGTGGCCCTGCACTACTTCAAGAATGAGGATCCGGGCGCCTTTGTCTCGATCTCCGGCGGCGGTGTCTTGGCCTCCAGCAAGCACCAGGAGAACGCCCAGAAGTTCCTCGAGTTCGTCACGGGCAAGGCCGGCCAGACCATCTTGCAGACCGGCACCAGCTTTGAGTACCCCGTGGCCTCGGACGTTGCCGCGAACGACCAGCTCGTCCCGCTCGCCGAGCTGCAGGCTCCCAAGGTTGACCCGGCGAAGCTGAATTCGGCCAAGGTCACCGAGCTGATGACCGAGGCAGGACTGCTCTAG
- a CDS encoding iron ABC transporter permease: protein MNASQDKTLSQGTTADGAPRAGTLSNRAKGRGSRPGLWPVVLICTLVAAFALVPLGYVVAATANTGWDTIVKLVFRPRVGELLLNTLSLVLITVPLCVVIGIGGAWLVERTRLSGHKAWSVLLAAPLAIPAFVNSYAWVSAIPSLGGVFGGVLISVLSYFPLVYIPVAAVLSRLDPALEQSGASLGLGPWRVFFRVVLPQLRLATAGGALLVSLHLLAEYGAFAMITFDTFTTAIYDQFRSTFNGAAANMLASVLVLFCLLLLLAESKTRGSARYARVGAGVQSNPRRLDLGFWQIPGQLALIGVSVLALGVPLWHVGRWLIAGGSAIWERTDLLDALLATLGYGLAGAVVTTLLAFPLAYLVIRHPGPVSKLLEAVNYISSSMPGIVVALALVTITVHNLPVIYQTSVVLVAAYALLFMPRALVNLRAGLAQVPPTLDEAAQALGKPPLVAFLRVTLRLSAPAAAGGAALVFLGIVNELTATLLLAPNGTRTLATQFWALSSEIDYMGAAPYALLMIVLSAPMTYLLFVQSKKAAGQ from the coding sequence ATGAATGCATCGCAGGACAAGACCTTAAGTCAAGGCACGACGGCGGATGGGGCGCCACGTGCCGGAACCTTAAGTAACCGCGCCAAAGGCCGGGGCTCACGCCCCGGCCTTTGGCCGGTTGTACTCATTTGCACCCTGGTCGCAGCGTTTGCCCTGGTGCCGCTGGGGTATGTTGTGGCGGCGACCGCCAACACAGGGTGGGACACCATTGTTAAATTGGTGTTCCGCCCCCGTGTTGGCGAATTGCTGCTTAACACGCTGTCGCTGGTTTTGATCACGGTGCCGCTGTGCGTGGTGATCGGCATTGGCGGGGCGTGGCTGGTGGAGCGGACCCGGCTGTCCGGGCACAAGGCATGGTCGGTGCTGCTGGCGGCACCGCTCGCCATTCCCGCGTTCGTCAACAGCTACGCCTGGGTCAGCGCCATCCCATCTCTCGGCGGCGTTTTTGGTGGCGTGCTCATCTCGGTGCTCTCATACTTCCCGCTCGTGTACATTCCGGTGGCTGCCGTGCTGAGCCGGCTGGACCCGGCGCTGGAACAGTCCGGCGCATCGCTGGGGCTGGGGCCGTGGCGGGTCTTCTTCAGGGTGGTGCTGCCGCAACTGCGTCTCGCCACAGCTGGTGGTGCGCTGCTGGTGTCCCTGCACCTGCTGGCCGAATACGGCGCCTTTGCCATGATCACCTTCGACACGTTCACCACAGCCATCTACGACCAGTTCCGGTCCACGTTCAACGGGGCCGCGGCCAACATGCTGGCCAGTGTCCTGGTGTTGTTCTGCCTGTTGTTGCTGCTGGCCGAATCCAAGACGCGCGGCAGCGCCCGCTATGCGCGGGTGGGGGCCGGCGTACAGTCGAATCCGCGCAGGCTGGACCTGGGGTTCTGGCAGATTCCGGGACAGTTGGCACTTATCGGCGTCTCGGTGCTGGCCCTCGGCGTGCCGCTGTGGCATGTGGGCCGCTGGCTCATTGCCGGCGGGTCAGCCATTTGGGAACGGACAGATCTGCTGGACGCCTTGTTGGCGACGCTGGGTTACGGCCTGGCCGGCGCCGTGGTCACGACGCTGCTGGCGTTCCCGCTGGCCTACCTGGTGATCAGGCACCCCGGTCCCGTTAGCAAACTGCTGGAAGCGGTCAACTATATTTCCAGTTCCATGCCCGGCATCGTTGTGGCGCTGGCGTTGGTGACCATCACGGTCCACAACCTCCCGGTCATCTACCAGACGTCCGTGGTGCTGGTGGCCGCCTATGCCCTGCTGTTCATGCCCCGGGCATTGGTCAACCTGCGTGCCGGGCTGGCCCAGGTCCCGCCCACCCTGGACGAGGCCGCGCAGGCACTGGGCAAGCCGCCGCTGGTGGCGTTCCTGCGCGTGACCCTGCGGCTGTCGGCCCCGGCCGCCGCCGGCGGTGCGGCCCTCGTATTTCTGGGGATCGTCAACGAACTGACGGCCACGCTGCTGCTGGCACCCAATGGCACACGCACGCTGGCCACCCAATTCTGGGCGCTAAGCAGCGAGATTGACTACATGGGTGCCGCACCCTATGCCTTGTTGATGATCGTGCTTTCCGCGCCGATGACGTATCTTCTTTTTGTGCAATCCAAGAAAGCCGCAGGACAATGA
- a CDS encoding ABC transporter ATP-binding protein, which translates to MTSQPKHSRGVSPAGVSPGGADFRGGLPAGSTTPVPANTESRTFVHDSSDVPDHLQVTDIHKSFGGTEVLKGVDLDVAQGRTTAIVGPSGSGKTTLLRLIAGFSAPDSGRIALGGTEVAGPSKWMPAHKRSVGYVAQDGALFPHLSVGANIAFGLPLRGKTAALRVGELLEMVSMDRSYAKRRPHQLSGGQQQRVALARALARQPELMLLDEPFSALDAGLRVATRRAVSQTLEQAGVTTILVTHDQAEALSFADQVAVMRDGKLAQIGSPFVVYTRPTDRATAEFLGDAVILEAWMEGSLALCSLGGIPVRRPPVQGKVHLMLRPEQIRISSGGPIRGRVVDTDYFGPETTVRIQLEPILVDAEHPRDPHQPVGGEVINIRHWNAMLARPGTELSLKVVGEGVVFPWQD; encoded by the coding sequence ATGACCTCCCAGCCCAAGCACTCCCGCGGTGTTTCGCCAGCCGGTGTTTCGCCGGGCGGCGCCGACTTCCGCGGCGGCCTCCCCGCAGGAAGTACGACGCCGGTCCCCGCCAACACGGAGAGCCGCACCTTTGTGCACGACTCCAGTGACGTCCCCGACCACCTCCAGGTCACGGACATCCATAAGAGCTTTGGCGGCACGGAAGTACTGAAGGGCGTCGACCTTGATGTGGCGCAGGGCCGCACCACCGCCATCGTGGGCCCGTCCGGCTCCGGCAAGACCACGCTGCTGCGCCTGATTGCAGGCTTTTCCGCGCCGGACTCCGGCCGGATCGCTTTGGGCGGTACCGAAGTCGCCGGCCCGTCGAAGTGGATGCCCGCGCACAAACGCAGCGTGGGCTACGTGGCCCAGGACGGCGCCCTGTTCCCGCACCTGAGCGTCGGCGCCAACATTGCCTTCGGCCTGCCCCTGCGCGGCAAGACTGCCGCATTGCGTGTGGGCGAGCTGCTGGAAATGGTCTCCATGGACCGGTCGTACGCCAAACGCCGCCCGCACCAGCTTTCCGGCGGCCAGCAGCAGCGCGTTGCCCTGGCCCGTGCGCTGGCCCGCCAACCCGAACTCATGCTGCTCGACGAGCCTTTCAGCGCCCTCGATGCGGGGCTGCGCGTCGCCACCCGCCGCGCCGTCTCCCAAACACTTGAGCAGGCCGGCGTCACCACCATTCTCGTGACCCACGACCAGGCCGAGGCGCTCAGCTTTGCCGACCAGGTCGCCGTCATGCGCGACGGCAAACTCGCCCAAATCGGCAGCCCCTTCGTCGTCTACACCCGCCCCACCGACAGAGCCACCGCAGAATTCCTCGGCGACGCCGTCATCCTGGAAGCCTGGATGGAAGGCTCCCTGGCGTTGTGCTCACTCGGCGGCATCCCGGTGCGCCGCCCGCCGGTGCAGGGCAAGGTCCACTTGATGCTGCGCCCGGAGCAAATCCGCATCTCCAGCGGCGGCCCCATCCGCGGCCGCGTCGTCGACACCGACTACTTTGGCCCCGAAACCACCGTCCGGATCCAGCTCGAACCCATCCTCGTGGACGCCGAGCACCCGCGCGACCCCCATCAGCCCGTCGGCGGCGAGGTCATCAACATCCGCCACTGGAACGCGATGCTGGCCCGTCCCGGCACCGAACTGTCCCTGAAAGTTGTGGGCGAGGGTGTCGTCTTCCCTTGGCAGGACTAA